DNA sequence from the Huiozyma naganishii CBS 8797 chromosome 10, complete genome genome:
TGCAATATCTTTGAGATGTGTCTGTTCTGCATCTGCGATCTGGGTGGGATGCTGTTGTCTAAACACTTGCAGCTTATTTCGTTCGATTTCatcttcgatttcttcaaaatgtttacTCGCCAAATCCTCTGTATCGGGGACCTTCAGCCCAAAtacttcctcctctttgtcTATTATCCGTATGCAAACAAGCATCTGGCAAACATCAAATGTTTTCAGCAAATTCTTACGGTCAACACTCTTATTCACTTCGACTATTGTAGGTagatcaacaagaacagcaCCGTATTGATACCCGTTGATATTCACAATCGCATGCCTCTCGTCTTTCCAAGTAATACTGATGCCAGAATAATCCCCAGCTTCGATAGAGTTTTTCACAAAATCTACCTGCGTGTCAGATAACACTCTCAATATTATTCCAGACTCAATCAGTGGATCGGTTTCAATATCAGAAGCCTCAGAATCGTATCCCTCTCCAGGGACTCGTATGGGTTTCAGCCGCAGCCTAGGTGGTTTGGGGACATCGCATTTTGACTCTTTCTCTGGTTTAGCCTTTAAGTTCAGCTTCACTTTTAGTGGGTTGGATCTGGGAATATTTTCCTCTTTAAATTTGGGCTTCAAACTAATTCTCACTTTAGGTTTCGGCAGTGCTTTAGCAGCCGAAATATCCTCATTCTTCACTTTCAGCTTCGTTTTTATTTTAATCTTCTTGGAAGGCCCATTTTCCTCCTTTCGGCCCGCATCTTGCgacctcttcaattttaGCACAGCCATCTTCCTGCACCACGCTTTGCCCACTGGTTATACTTTCAAATGGCACTCCGTTGTATTCTTCCGTAGTTACTAaactcttcttttcctgaagtaaagtgaaaatttaCAGCTAATTAttcttatatatatttttctcGCTTTATCGACTTGTTCTGGCTGAGCAAAACAGTTTTACCAGAGATGGACTCACAGCTTGGCGGTGCGTTGGTCTTTTAGCAGAAATTAACAGATGTCAATTGTGGTACCTAAACTGGCGGACATCACTaaaatcaaatatttttaCAGGTTCAAGTACCTGATCAACCCCGATAAAATtacgaaaatttttcataAGTTAGATATACCCAGCACGTATGGAGATTGTTCCAAATTGAAGGTATTGGAGATGTACCCAGGGCCTGCACTCCAATCCACAATTTTTTATAATGAGTTTAAACCAAAGCAACATTTTCTGATGGAATCTCGGCCATCATTTGTAAAGTTTAATAGTAATAGGTACACTGATCCGGAAAGTGGATTCTCTTTGGTGCACAAAAATCCATATAATTGGGAGTCATATACAGACCTGATAGAAAAGGAGAAGGTGCTTATACCATCGATTCAGAGCCGAGATCACATTAACACTGAGTTTTTGGTAATGGCAAACTTGACAGAAAAGGGACATGAGGGTCTTGTGATGCAATGGGTCAACTGTATGGGCCACCAGAATTGGCTCATGAAATACGGCCTCGTCAAAATGCTCTTATGGGTTCCTGCAACAACAGCTTTGAAGTTATTGTCGCGGCCTGGTGCTAAGGCTCATAGTCGATGCTCGATTATGATGGAAACTTTCTCGAATACGAAGTTGGTCGCTATTTCTGACGGGGCAGAgttgaaactgtttgaCCCAGATCTAATTGAAAAATGGGATCCCATTATCTGTGACGATAAAAAAGACATGCATCCGGTAAATAATAACTCCGTGGCTTTAATAGAGATTAACCCTCGGGATA
Encoded proteins:
- the MTF1 gene encoding RNA polymerase specificity factor (similar to Saccharomyces cerevisiae MTF1 (YMR228W); ancestral locus Anc_8.755); the protein is MSIVVPKLADITKIKYFYRFKYLINPDKITKIFHKLDIPSTYGDCSKLKVLEMYPGPALQSTIFYNEFKPKQHFLMESRPSFVKFNSNRYTDPESGFSLVHKNPYNWESYTDLIEKEKVLIPSIQSRDHINTEFLVMANLTEKGHEGLVMQWVNCMGHQNWLMKYGLVKMLLWVPATTALKLLSRPGAKAHSRCSIMMETFSNTKLVAISDGAELKLFDPDLIEKWDPIICDDKKDMHPVNNNSVALIEINPRDRDIDYDNWDYITRQLMILKKTPLIDSLESLGHGARNYFVDAINDPAFLKKSPIDLTPCEFEYIMELFVNWPFKPDIYMEQFDINQDETRT